The Vespula pensylvanica isolate Volc-1 chromosome 3, ASM1446617v1, whole genome shotgun sequence nucleotide sequence TCCTCAATTAATGCTGCGGTTATTCCTTTGGAGGTATTTATCCATGAATAAATAAACCACACGACGAGTACagcaaaaagaatttttacaaataaatccgcgatatataaatatctaaaaactTGTCTTGCCCGAGGTAAAGTAGAAAGATCGTCCTTTAggtaatattttcttgtccccaaaatataatttaatagatattcATCCCAAGATAAGGCCTTAGTATCCATGAAGAAAACTTCTTTATCCGAGGAGCAAAGACGTTCttgcaaatttttcttcacttcgtttctttaaaaaattataaaaaaaaaaatttatatatatatatatacatgatagcTCAAATACTTTCGTAAATAATACCTACCGGAATATCCATTCTTTAGTTgtgtaatattgtaataattccAAACCATACGTGATTCTTTGATGAACTTTTACCAAGAACGGCTTATTTCCAGTTAAAACAATTATAGTGTCTAAGAAATATGCCggtataaaatgaaaaaatagcaAGGTAAGCCAATGTAAGATTTTTGATGAAGTTATTCTTCCTCCTGGATACCAAAGCGGTcctggaaataaaaatattaaaattgaagataaaatttttatctctgtcGGTAATAGAGAGACCTTGATTCTAACAATCATCGTATACCTAATGATATAATGTTCCACAGTACGtgacataattattaatctgaATAAATAAccaatgaaaatatcaaattatataccgattatatacaaattatcttttattatatgttaacTCATAGGGAATGTCAAGAGCAAAATAGAGATATTATCGTCTTGACGTGCTCTAATCAATAGACAATCAATTGTTTTGCTTGAAGATTTTGAGAAATCACGTTTAACGATAGACCAACAGATATTTTGATATCTCAACGATACATAGACgtctaaatgaaaaataaatggatttttttttgtttatcatcGTTTACCAGAAAATGGATTGCTCAGAGCATGCTTCCTTCCAATTTCCAAAACCATACCCCAAGATATAGGATTTTCTCCGCTTTCCGTGACATTCATAAAAATTGGTTTCTCAGGTTTTTCCAAGCCAACGTGCCAGGCCAATGCGATAATGGAGTTAACAGCTATGTCACACGGCATTAAATCGGTCAAGTAATCTGCGTTGCATAACATCGTACGTATGACACCCTTTCCTGCTCCAATCATCAATCCAGTTGGACCATTGATATTATCGATCCAACCAGGTGTCGGTTCTTTCCATGACGCTATGACTaaaatcgaaacaaaaaaatgtcaaataaGCGAAATAACGCGGattatgttttaaaaattcatcataCCTATCGACGGACGAGCGATTCCAGCAGGTAAATTAGATCTGAACAAAAGATCCTCGCTGAGAGATTTGCTAAAGGCATAAGTATTCGGTTGTTTACCGAGTAGTTTCGGTGTCATAGCATTTAATACATGATCGGGCATACTATTAACCGTACATATAATACTTTCAGGTGAAATTTCTGTTGGATAGGCCCGTTCCTCTAACACGGCCTCACCACACTGGCAATAAGACGTAGATACGTGGATAAAGGATTCGAGATGTGGCATCTAAAAATTAATGTCGTTTTTAATAAGATTcctttgaaaatctttttgaaaaaattaatgagcTATTAATATTCCTCCAAAGTTAAATTTTACCTGTTTAGCTAATGCTAAGATATTCATGGTACTCTTCGTATTCATATTGATCGCAGTTTTTAATGGAAGATCGAATTTAACGTTCGCAGCTGTATGAAAAATCACCGAAATCTCGTTTATAATTCGTTCCTTATATGAAGCAATTAAAGCTAATCCATCTTCGGTTATTTCTCCAGGCACCACTACAAGTTTCTTCAATCTTTCGGGATATTTTTCTCGAAGCACTCTAAATGGTTCTTGCTGGAAAATATCAAACTTATTCAATGATCCGCATTTATTTTACCGATCGAAATCTtgatgtatattaattaatagatcAAGTTCATCGAAGAATATTGTAAATCTCAGAAAGGGGTGGGATGAAAGATAGGCAGACGAGCGATCTAATAGATAGAACTTCAAGGTCCTTTCTAAAAGGTCTTTCGTAAAATATCTAAGACATATGGCATTCGCCTTTTAATCGAAGAATTAACTGGCCCGTAACTTAGTGACGTAAAATGTGAAAGGACCACTTCCATATCAAGAATATCGAGATTCATTCTTATTCGTATACTTgtcgtatctatatatatacgtatatgtatatatgcta carries:
- the LOC122628031 gene encoding putative fatty acyl-CoA reductase CG5065, coding for MVMTPSIPEWFRKRNVLITGATGFVGKVLIYKLLMSCPDIGNIFLIIRGKKGVDSQSRLNVIIEQEPFRVLREKYPERLKKLVVVPGEITEDGLALIASYKERIINEISVIFHTAANVKFDLPLKTAINMNTKSTMNILALAKQMPHLESFIHVSTSYCQCGEAVLEERAYPTEISPESIICTVNSMPDHVLNAMTPKLLGKQPNTYAFSKSLSEDLLFRSNLPAGIARPSIVIASWKEPTPGWIDNINGPTGLMIGAGKGVIRTMLCNADYLTDLMPCDIAVNSIIALAWHVGLEKPEKPIFMNVTESGENPISWGMVLEIGRKHALSNPFSGPLWYPGGRITSSKILHWLTLLFFHFIPAYFLDTIIVLTGNKPFLVKVHQRITYGLELLQYYTTKEWIFRNEVKKNLQERLCSSDKEVFFMDTKALSWDEYLLNYILGTRKYYLKDDLSTLPRARQVFRYLYIADLFVKILFAVLVVWFIYSWINTSKGITAALIEENEI